The following coding sequences are from one Aeromicrobium duanguangcaii window:
- a CDS encoding bile acid:sodium symporter family protein, with protein MDSTLSTVGLPAALGIIMFGLGLSLTVGDFARVRQSPRAVVIALACQLVLLPIVCFGLVLALDLPPLLAVGMLLLAASPGGSTANLFSHLFRGDVALNITLTAINSIVAIVSLPIVTNLAMAYYDLGDEVSLQYRKVVEVFAVVLVPVALGMLVRAKGPDFAHRMDKPVRIGSAVLLLIIIVGIVADQRSNVGDYAASVGLAVAIFCAASLVIGYLVPWWAGVKESQAVACSFEIGVHNATLAIYVAVEVLDNVELSVPAAVYGLVMFLLATLWGLALTRWILPRRTETSALPSQHA; from the coding sequence ATGGACTCGACCCTCTCGACCGTCGGACTGCCCGCCGCGCTCGGCATCATCATGTTCGGGCTCGGTCTCTCACTCACCGTCGGCGACTTCGCGCGCGTCCGTCAGTCGCCGCGGGCGGTCGTGATCGCCTTGGCGTGCCAGCTGGTCCTGCTGCCGATCGTCTGCTTCGGGCTGGTCCTGGCACTCGACCTCCCACCGCTGCTCGCGGTGGGCATGCTGCTGCTCGCCGCGTCGCCCGGCGGCAGCACGGCGAACCTGTTCAGCCACCTGTTCCGTGGCGACGTCGCGCTGAACATCACCCTGACGGCGATCAACTCGATCGTGGCGATCGTGTCCCTGCCGATCGTGACGAACCTCGCGATGGCCTACTACGACCTCGGCGACGAGGTCTCGCTGCAGTACCGCAAGGTGGTCGAGGTGTTCGCGGTCGTCCTGGTGCCGGTGGCCCTGGGCATGCTCGTCCGGGCCAAGGGCCCCGACTTCGCGCACCGGATGGACAAGCCCGTGCGGATCGGGTCGGCGGTGCTGCTGCTGATCATCATCGTCGGCATCGTGGCCGACCAGCGCTCGAACGTCGGCGACTACGCGGCCTCGGTGGGCCTGGCGGTCGCGATCTTCTGCGCGGCCAGCCTGGTCATCGGCTATCTCGTTCCGTGGTGGGCCGGGGTGAAGGAGAGCCAGGCCGTGGCCTGCTCGTTCGAGATCGGCGTGCACAACGCGACGCTGGCGATCTATGTGGCCGTCGAGGTTCTCGACAACGTCGAGCTGTCGGTGCCGGCGGCGGTCTACGGGCTCGTGATGTTCCTGCTGGCCACCCTGTGGGGCCTGGCCCTGACGCGCTGGATCCTGCCGCGGCGGACGGAGACGAGCGCGTTACCGTCGCAGCATGCCTGA
- a CDS encoding helix-hairpin-helix domain-containing protein, whose product MTETTPAPDAGDLPAAIGRPATRALTQAGLTSLALVLQRPRSEIARLHGVGPRAIRLLEEEAVARGLVWGGPG is encoded by the coding sequence ATGACGGAGACGACCCCGGCACCCGACGCGGGTGACCTGCCCGCAGCGATCGGGCGTCCCGCGACCCGCGCGCTGACGCAGGCCGGCCTGACCTCGCTGGCCCTGGTGCTGCAGCGGCCGCGCTCCGAGATCGCCCGACTGCACGGCGTCGGCCCTCGGGCCATCCGCCTGCTGGAGGAGGAGGCGGTCGCCCGCGGTCTGGTGTGGGGCGGGCCCGGCTGA
- a CDS encoding YchJ family protein, which produces MTDEPETAEALMRSRFEAFKRGDRDWLLQTWHPTTRPDDLDLSDNPRWRGLQILDTEAGGAADDTGVVEFRATYVADGELGILQERSRFVREDGRWLYVDGDVR; this is translated from the coding sequence GTGACGGACGAGCCCGAAACCGCCGAGGCGCTCATGCGCTCCCGCTTCGAGGCCTTCAAGCGAGGCGACCGCGACTGGCTGCTGCAGACGTGGCACCCGACCACACGTCCGGACGACCTCGATCTGTCCGACAACCCTCGCTGGCGGGGCCTGCAGATCCTCGACACCGAGGCCGGCGGCGCAGCCGATGACACCGGCGTGGTCGAGTTCCGGGCCACCTACGTCGCCGACGGCGAGCTCGGCATCCTGCAGGAGCGATCGCGCTTCGTCCGCGAGGACGGTCGCTGGCTCTACGTGGACGGAGACGTGCGATGA
- a CDS encoding TetR/AcrR family transcriptional regulator, with translation MSVERGPKRRMSAELRRAQITDSARRVFAEKGYAATRTREIAAEAGVNEAMLYRHFPSKEELFEASVLESIDAAMVRANENARSISRDLAGSTREIQDGIRRFFAELADLAVELGPLIGATAFGPDSPVRSKLIERLDALFDVATTITVNGIPDLMKDEVDVRLAHEQIFGSLWFAAEMSRWTGRPFDREAVLDQVLVTIYDGVIRLPKDELSL, from the coding sequence GTGAGTGTTGAACGAGGCCCCAAACGGCGCATGTCCGCCGAGCTTCGGCGTGCTCAGATCACCGACTCGGCCCGCCGCGTGTTCGCCGAGAAGGGCTACGCCGCCACCCGCACCCGCGAGATCGCGGCGGAGGCCGGCGTGAACGAGGCGATGCTCTATCGCCACTTCCCCTCCAAGGAGGAGCTCTTCGAGGCGTCCGTCCTGGAGTCGATCGACGCGGCGATGGTGCGGGCCAACGAGAACGCCCGCAGCATCAGCCGCGACCTCGCCGGCTCGACCCGCGAGATCCAGGACGGCATCCGGCGCTTCTTCGCCGAGCTGGCCGACCTGGCCGTCGAGCTCGGACCACTCATCGGCGCCACCGCGTTCGGCCCGGACTCCCCCGTCCGCAGCAAGCTCATCGAGCGCCTCGACGCCCTCTTCGACGTCGCCACGACGATCACCGTCAACGGCATCCCCGATCTCATGAAGGACGAGGTCGATGTCCGGCTCGCCCACGAGCAGATCTTCGGCTCCCTGTGGTTCGCCGCCGAGATGTCCCGGTGGACCGGCCGGCCCTTCGACCGCGAGGCCGTGCTCGACCAGGTGCTGGTGACGATCTACGACGGCGTCATCCGGCTGCCCAAGGACGAGCTCTCCCTCTGA
- a CDS encoding carotenoid oxygenase family protein, producing MTETIRPPSTSSNRYLRDNFAPVREELTATDLPVIGRLPDHLDGRYLRIGPNPLDDPGDQHHWFLGEGMVHGVRLRDGRAEWYRNRWVRSAAVADALGEPHRGTPGERDFAANTNVLEHHGRTLALIEAGSPPYELTHELDTVGPCDFDGTLPSSFGQPGYAAHPHRDPHTGELHALSYSWTRGNRVTYSVLGNDGRIRRSVDVEVHGSPMMHDFALTENHVVILDLPVTFDIATATADVPRVVRPAVRGVLNRVIGRNPLPEPVIARIARGGGAASLPYRWNPDYPARIGIMARDDDSASVRWFEIPPCYVFHTLNAYDDGDSVVVDVVRHSRMFATVLNGPDEGPAVLTRFTLDLRTGRAHETGIDQRSQEFPRHDERFTGQRHRYGWAIGFDDGVPGDTVLRHDLETGSTQSRRLGAGLEASEFCFVPNPDGTQEGDGVVMGYVHDRAEGRSQLRLLDAATLEDVAAVQLPGRVPAGFHGNWAPEGTDLADV from the coding sequence ATGACCGAGACCATCCGACCCCCCTCGACCTCCTCGAACCGCTACCTGCGCGACAACTTCGCGCCGGTCCGCGAGGAGCTCACGGCCACGGACCTGCCCGTCATCGGCCGGCTGCCCGACCACCTCGACGGGCGTTACCTGCGCATCGGGCCGAACCCCCTCGACGACCCCGGCGACCAGCACCACTGGTTCCTCGGCGAGGGCATGGTGCACGGCGTGCGCCTGCGTGACGGGCGCGCCGAGTGGTACCGCAACCGCTGGGTGCGGTCCGCCGCCGTGGCCGACGCCCTGGGCGAGCCGCATCGTGGGACGCCCGGGGAGCGGGACTTCGCGGCCAACACCAACGTGCTGGAGCACCACGGCCGGACCCTGGCGCTCATCGAGGCGGGCTCTCCGCCCTACGAGCTGACCCACGAGCTCGACACGGTCGGGCCGTGCGACTTCGACGGCACCCTGCCCAGCTCCTTCGGCCAGCCGGGCTACGCCGCGCACCCCCACCGCGACCCGCACACGGGCGAGCTGCACGCCCTCTCCTACTCGTGGACCCGCGGCAACCGCGTGACCTACTCGGTGCTCGGGAACGACGGCCGGATCAGGCGCAGCGTCGACGTCGAGGTCCACGGGAGCCCGATGATGCACGACTTCGCGCTGACCGAGAACCACGTGGTGATCCTCGACCTGCCCGTCACGTTCGACATCGCGACGGCCACCGCCGACGTGCCCCGAGTCGTGCGCCCGGCCGTGCGGGGCGTGCTCAACCGGGTGATCGGCCGCAATCCGCTGCCCGAGCCGGTGATCGCGCGGATCGCCCGCGGCGGGGGCGCCGCCTCACTTCCCTACCGCTGGAACCCCGACTACCCGGCACGGATCGGCATCATGGCGCGAGACGACGACAGCGCCTCGGTGCGGTGGTTCGAGATCCCGCCCTGCTACGTCTTCCACACGCTCAACGCCTACGACGACGGCGACAGCGTCGTGGTCGACGTCGTCCGCCACTCCCGGATGTTCGCGACGGTGCTGAACGGACCCGACGAGGGGCCGGCGGTGCTGACGCGATTCACCCTGGACCTGCGCACGGGACGGGCGCACGAGACCGGCATCGACCAGCGGTCCCAGGAGTTCCCGCGGCACGACGAGCGGTTCACGGGTCAGCGCCACCGCTACGGCTGGGCGATCGGGTTCGATGACGGCGTCCCGGGCGACACGGTGCTGCGCCACGACCTCGAGACGGGCAGCACGCAGTCGCGCCGCCTCGGCGCCGGCCTCGAGGCCAGCGAGTTCTGCTTCGTGCCGAACCCGGACGGAACGCAGGAGGGCGACGGCGTCGTCATGGGCTACGTCCACGACCGCGCGGAGGGCCGCAGCCAACTGCGGCTCCTCGACGCCGCCACGCTCGAGGACGTCGCCGCGGTGCAGCTTCCCGGGCGGGTGCCGGCGGGCTTCCACGGGAACTGGGCTCCCGAGGGAACCGACCTCGCTGACGTGTGA
- a CDS encoding ATP-grasp domain-containing protein, translating to MTERRIAFATCDRLADGFEDDHEAARLVGAEFVVWNDPAVDWSVYDLVVIRSAWDYTIQREAFVAWARSLGDRVANSPDLIAFNSDKAYLGALGVPTVPTRYVVPGGQAPDLRGEVVVKPTVSAGGRDTGRFDPEHHDGARELIAQINASGRVAMVQPYVAGVDAAGETAVVFLGGELSHTLHKKPVLREQGTAELLDPDDPVSEAAIMHDDDLVTAAEAAPEFVELARAAHAELAARFGEPLYARVDLVPGPSGPVVMEIEAVEPCLYLDLVPGAAERLAAAVRSRLDR from the coding sequence GTGACCGAGCGGCGGATCGCGTTCGCCACCTGCGACCGCCTGGCCGACGGCTTCGAGGACGACCACGAGGCCGCGCGGCTGGTCGGCGCGGAGTTCGTGGTCTGGAACGACCCGGCCGTCGACTGGTCGGTGTACGACCTCGTCGTCATCCGGTCGGCGTGGGACTACACGATCCAGCGCGAGGCGTTCGTCGCCTGGGCGCGGTCGCTGGGCGACCGGGTGGCGAACTCGCCCGACCTGATCGCCTTCAACTCCGACAAGGCGTACCTGGGCGCGCTCGGCGTCCCGACGGTGCCCACGCGGTACGTCGTGCCCGGCGGGCAGGCGCCGGACCTCCGCGGTGAGGTCGTGGTCAAGCCCACCGTCTCGGCCGGCGGCCGCGACACGGGGCGCTTCGATCCCGAGCACCATGACGGCGCGCGCGAGCTGATCGCGCAGATCAACGCCTCGGGTCGCGTAGCGATGGTCCAGCCCTATGTCGCGGGCGTCGACGCCGCCGGCGAGACCGCCGTCGTGTTCCTCGGCGGCGAGCTCTCGCACACCCTGCACAAGAAGCCGGTGCTGCGTGAGCAGGGGACCGCCGAGCTGCTCGACCCGGACGACCCGGTCTCCGAGGCCGCGATCATGCATGACGACGACCTCGTGACGGCAGCGGAGGCCGCGCCGGAGTTCGTCGAGCTCGCCCGTGCGGCCCACGCCGAGCTGGCGGCCCGCTTCGGCGAGCCGCTCTACGCGCGGGTCGACCTGGTGCCCGGTCCGTCCGGCCCGGTGGTCATGGAGATCGAGGCGGTCGAGCCGTGCCTCTACCTCGACCTCGTCCCGGGTGCGGCCGAGCGCCTCGCCGCAGCGGTCAGGTCACGCCTCGACCGCTGA
- a CDS encoding TetR/AcrR family transcriptional regulator produces MSSAAQSDQPDARRRLLEEAARILDEQGPAALSARRLAAGAGTSTMGVYTHFGSMGALVDAVATEGFRRLIERVDAVEPTDDPAADLLAAAGAYRANALENPHLYAVMFGSISVRALGGAGPDDAVAYAAFRQLVALVERAMDAGQLRRDDPGAVAAQWWSALHGYMVLELAGMDQVVKDPEHHVLWQLMGNLLRALSD; encoded by the coding sequence ATGAGCTCCGCGGCGCAGTCCGACCAGCCGGACGCGCGACGTCGGCTTCTCGAGGAGGCGGCGCGGATCCTCGACGAGCAGGGTCCGGCGGCGCTCTCGGCCCGCCGGCTCGCGGCGGGGGCCGGCACGTCGACCATGGGCGTCTACACGCACTTCGGGAGCATGGGCGCCCTCGTCGACGCCGTCGCCACGGAGGGCTTTCGCCGACTCATCGAGCGGGTGGACGCCGTCGAGCCCACCGACGACCCTGCGGCCGACCTGCTCGCGGCGGCCGGCGCCTACCGCGCCAACGCCCTGGAGAACCCCCATCTCTACGCCGTGATGTTCGGGTCGATCAGCGTGCGGGCGCTCGGCGGCGCGGGCCCCGACGACGCGGTGGCCTACGCGGCCTTCCGTCAGCTCGTCGCCCTGGTGGAGCGGGCGATGGATGCCGGTCAACTGCGGCGTGACGACCCCGGCGCCGTGGCCGCGCAGTGGTGGAGCGCCCTGCACGGCTACATGGTGCTGGAGCTCGCGGGGATGGACCAGGTCGTCAAGGACCCCGAGCACCACGTGCTGTGGCAGCTCATGGGGAACCTGCTTCGGGCGCTCTCGGACTGA
- a CDS encoding YibE/F family protein, with the protein MTHHHGIEPPEGPPRPRLAWSLTAAVLAVTLAALAAVALLWPDQNDVPKGADPYGAVDIVDATVTKVTPFDCGSTGTGPDNIPMVEGMCAQVTAETSDGESASFTLDPTRYVGGGMSEGDEIRISAFTADGQEPAYEFYDYQRGPQLAIIALAFAVLVTVVGRWRGLFALIGIGVTLLVLLRFVLPALLADQPPIAVAVAGSTVIMLAVLYLAHGVSIRTTSALFGTLFGIAFTALVGAASTDWAHLTGVGSEDDHLLLATAPQMSLSGVVAASMVIAGLGVLNDVTVTQASAVWEMRSLKPTADRPELFVSAMRIGRDHIASSVYTLVFAYAGTAMTTLLLISAYQRPLLEVAVTEGIAQEVIRTLVGAIGLVLAVPITTAIAVWLAPARTGTRASAVEA; encoded by the coding sequence GTGACACACCACCATGGCATCGAGCCTCCCGAGGGACCGCCCCGCCCGCGTCTGGCCTGGTCGCTGACCGCCGCCGTCCTGGCCGTCACCCTGGCCGCACTGGCGGCCGTCGCGCTGCTGTGGCCGGACCAGAACGACGTCCCCAAGGGTGCCGACCCCTACGGCGCGGTCGACATCGTCGATGCCACCGTCACGAAGGTCACGCCGTTCGACTGCGGCAGCACCGGCACCGGCCCCGACAACATCCCGATGGTCGAGGGCATGTGCGCCCAGGTCACCGCCGAGACCAGCGACGGGGAGTCGGCGTCCTTCACGCTCGACCCGACCCGATACGTCGGCGGCGGCATGTCCGAGGGCGACGAGATCCGGATCAGCGCCTTCACGGCCGACGGCCAGGAGCCGGCCTACGAGTTCTACGACTACCAGCGCGGCCCCCAGCTGGCGATCATCGCGCTGGCCTTTGCTGTCCTGGTCACCGTGGTGGGCCGTTGGCGGGGCCTGTTCGCGCTGATCGGCATCGGGGTCACCCTGCTGGTGCTGCTGCGATTCGTCCTGCCCGCGCTGCTGGCCGACCAGCCCCCGATCGCGGTCGCGGTGGCCGGATCGACGGTCATCATGCTGGCCGTCCTCTACCTGGCGCACGGCGTCTCGATCCGCACGACCTCGGCACTGTTCGGGACCCTGTTCGGCATCGCGTTCACGGCCCTCGTCGGCGCCGCCTCGACCGATTGGGCGCACCTGACCGGAGTCGGGTCCGAGGACGACCACCTGCTGCTGGCGACGGCGCCGCAGATGAGCCTGTCCGGCGTCGTCGCGGCGTCGATGGTGATCGCCGGGCTCGGCGTGCTCAACGACGTCACGGTCACCCAGGCCAGCGCCGTGTGGGAGATGCGCTCGCTCAAGCCGACCGCCGACCGGCCCGAGCTGTTCGTCTCGGCCATGCGCATCGGCCGGGACCACATCGCCTCGAGCGTCTACACGCTGGTCTTCGCCTACGCCGGCACGGCCATGACGACGCTGCTGCTGATCTCGGCCTACCAGCGCCCGCTGCTGGAGGTCGCCGTCACCGAGGGGATCGCCCAGGAGGTGATCCGCACGCTCGTCGGTGCGATCGGCCTCGTGCTGGCCGTGCCCATCACCACCGCGATCGCGGTGTGGCTGGCGCCGGCCCGTACCGGGACGCGTGCCTCAGCGGTCGAGGCGTGA
- a CDS encoding YnfA family protein, with protein sequence MDVLRSIALFAVAAVAEIGGAWLVWQGVREHRGVVWMGLGVIALGLYGFVATLQPDANFGRILAAYGGVFVAGSLAWGMLVDGFRPDRWDLGGAALCLVGVAVIMYAPRPA encoded by the coding sequence ATGGACGTCCTGCGATCGATCGCGCTCTTCGCCGTGGCCGCCGTCGCCGAGATCGGGGGCGCCTGGCTCGTGTGGCAGGGCGTCCGCGAACACCGCGGCGTCGTGTGGATGGGACTGGGCGTGATCGCCCTGGGACTCTACGGTTTCGTCGCGACCCTGCAGCCCGATGCGAACTTCGGCCGCATCCTCGCGGCGTACGGCGGCGTGTTCGTCGCCGGATCGCTCGCTTGGGGCATGCTCGTCGACGGGTTCCGGCCCGACCGCTGGGACCTCGGCGGCGCCGCCCTGTGCCTCGTCGGCGTCGCCGTCATCATGTACGCGCCGCGGCCTGCCTGA
- a CDS encoding phosphotransferase: MSRGEDIPEHLPGGSGGVWRVGRTVRRPTGPWTPAVHELLDWLSDEGLGGIPHVSGLDEDGREIVSYIEGRGVPVDDEVVLDQVLVEAVAWLRDFHDIVDGYAPDGPRVWRQTGDDPVDLAPGQIICHNDPGAYNWIIQSGHFVAMIDWDLAGPGRPIDDLAFLCWTAIPLYREIPVEDVVRRLELVVDTYAEWGPLTLLDAVVARMTTASERIATGIERGDPGMLNLQRKGEPQRTRDRVAAFEARLPRIREALEG; the protein is encoded by the coding sequence GTGTCACGTGGCGAAGATATCCCTGAACACCTCCCCGGCGGGTCCGGCGGCGTCTGGCGCGTCGGCCGCACCGTCCGGCGCCCCACCGGCCCCTGGACGCCGGCCGTCCATGAGCTGCTCGACTGGCTCTCCGACGAGGGTCTCGGTGGCATTCCGCACGTCTCGGGTCTCGACGAGGACGGCCGCGAGATCGTCTCGTACATCGAGGGGCGCGGGGTGCCCGTCGACGACGAGGTCGTGCTCGACCAGGTCCTGGTCGAGGCCGTCGCGTGGCTGCGGGACTTCCACGACATCGTCGACGGCTACGCGCCCGACGGCCCGCGGGTGTGGCGCCAGACCGGCGACGACCCGGTCGACCTGGCTCCCGGCCAGATCATCTGCCACAACGACCCGGGCGCCTACAACTGGATCATCCAGAGCGGGCACTTCGTCGCGATGATCGACTGGGACCTCGCCGGTCCCGGCCGACCGATCGACGATCTCGCCTTCCTGTGCTGGACGGCCATCCCGCTCTACCGCGAGATCCCGGTCGAGGACGTGGTCCGGCGCCTCGAGCTGGTCGTCGACACGTACGCCGAGTGGGGTCCGCTGACGCTCTTGGACGCCGTCGTGGCCCGCATGACGACCGCCAGCGAGCGCATCGCGACGGGGATCGAGCGTGGCGACCCCGGGATGCTCAACCTGCAGCGCAAGGGCGAGCCGCAGCGCACCCGCGACCGGGTCGCCGCCTTCGAGGCGCGCCTGCCCCGGATCCGCGAAGCGCTCGAAGGGTAA
- a CDS encoding DUF4287 domain-containing protein — protein MSDVKGPASYFPAIEKKHGEPIEHCMRQLESVVSAKHMEQVALLKNQFGIGHGHANALVAVFRQERGL, from the coding sequence ATGAGTGACGTGAAGGGCCCCGCCTCCTACTTCCCGGCCATCGAGAAGAAGCACGGAGAGCCGATCGAGCACTGCATGCGCCAGCTGGAGTCGGTCGTGTCGGCGAAGCACATGGAGCAGGTCGCCCTCCTCAAGAACCAGTTCGGCATCGGCCACGGCCACGCCAACGCGCTGGTCGCGGTCTTCCGCCAGGAGCGGGGGCTCTGA
- a CDS encoding alpha/beta hydrolase fold domain-containing protein, producing the protein MSVPKPLVRTRLLMARPVMHSARVSLGAKRTMADSMAGASRAPEGAIYDFDVIAGLPVQFVTVEGTGPATGRATMIYLHGGGHVVGSSRAYRAFAAHLAMHSGMDVLLPEYPLAPESPYPAALDSLIALYRALPSYGVDPTTVVLAGDDAGAGLALAMALEIRDHGLPMPAAIGMISPWLDMSADIERARPSASDPWFTPALATRWARTYLGGADPRDPGASPLHGDFDSLPPIVVHYSGLDPLHTDAEAFLQKVTAKADGPRVIAREYPDMWHSFHLQAGRLEAADEAVEEFGTAVASLVQIPGRHGDVVPINRPVAGQGGRELRLVRQVAAAGTPSV; encoded by the coding sequence ATGAGCGTTCCGAAGCCGCTCGTAAGGACCCGCCTGCTGATGGCGCGCCCGGTGATGCACTCCGCGCGGGTGAGCCTGGGCGCCAAGCGCACCATGGCCGACTCGATGGCTGGAGCCTCACGTGCCCCCGAGGGCGCCATCTACGACTTCGACGTGATCGCCGGCCTCCCGGTGCAGTTCGTCACCGTCGAGGGCACCGGACCGGCCACCGGCCGAGCCACCATGATCTACCTGCACGGTGGCGGTCACGTCGTCGGCAGCTCGCGCGCCTACCGTGCCTTCGCGGCGCACCTGGCGATGCACTCGGGCATGGACGTGCTGTTGCCCGAGTACCCCCTGGCCCCCGAGAGCCCCTACCCGGCGGCGCTCGACTCGCTCATCGCGCTCTACCGGGCGCTGCCCAGCTACGGCGTCGACCCGACCACCGTGGTCCTCGCCGGCGACGACGCCGGCGCCGGCCTGGCCCTGGCGATGGCGCTGGAGATCCGCGACCACGGCCTGCCGATGCCCGCCGCGATCGGCATGATCAGCCCCTGGCTCGACATGAGCGCCGACATCGAGCGCGCGCGTCCGTCGGCCTCCGACCCCTGGTTCACCCCGGCCCTGGCCACGCGCTGGGCCCGCACCTACCTCGGTGGCGCCGACCCGCGCGACCCCGGCGCCTCGCCCCTGCACGGCGACTTCGACTCGCTGCCGCCGATCGTCGTGCACTACAGCGGGCTGGACCCGCTGCACACCGACGCCGAGGCGTTCTTGCAGAAGGTCACGGCGAAGGCCGACGGCCCGCGCGTGATCGCTCGCGAGTACCCCGACATGTGGCACTCCTTCCACCTGCAGGCCGGTCGCCTCGAGGCCGCCGACGAGGCGGTCGAGGAGTTCGGCACGGCGGTGGCGTCGCTCGTGCAGATCCCGGGTCGCCACGGCGACGTCGTGCCGATCAACCGCCCCGTCGCGGGCCAGGGTGGTCGCGAGCTGCGACTGGTCAGGCAAGTTGCTGCCGCAGGAACTCCATCTGTATGA